From Companilactobacillus heilongjiangensis, one genomic window encodes:
- a CDS encoding universal stress protein — protein sequence MDNKEIQDPLIYRRILLTVDEDDHESTTRAFRFAITLAHDYDATLGIVSVMESEDINIFDSLTPSKISEKREDLKKSVQEYVKAAEDNGLKKVEPLAYEGGDVDDVILERVIPDFKPDLIVTGADTQFPHSKISGAIGPRLAKRAPVSVIVVR from the coding sequence ATGGATAATAAAGAAATTCAAGATCCTTTAATTTACAGACGTATTTTACTTACGGTTGATGAGGACGATCACGAGTCTACTACCCGTGCTTTTCGTTTTGCCATCACCCTTGCTCACGATTACGATGCCACTTTGGGAATTGTTTCTGTTATGGAAAGTGAAGATATTAACATTTTCGATTCTTTAACTCCATCTAAAATCAGTGAGAAACGTGAAGATTTAAAGAAATCAGTTCAAGAATACGTTAAAGCAGCTGAAGATAATGGTTTGAAAAAGGTTGAACCGCTTGCTTATGAAGGTGGCGACGTTGACGACGTCATCCTAGAACGTGTGATTCCAGATTTTAAACCGGATTTGATAGTAACTGGAGCTGACACTCAATTCCCCCACTCTAAAATTAGTGGTGCGATTGGACCTAGATTAGCTAAGCGTGCCCCTGTTTCAGTTATTGTCGTTCGTTAA
- a CDS encoding ABC transporter ATP-binding protein, translating to MTLEVKELTGGYGQVSVLKKETFSVESGQVVGLIGLNGAGKSTTIKHIIGLLTPRGGQILIDGISLHDDVEKYRKKIAYVPEMPILYPELTLKEHINLTIMAYDLDHDKTWENANKLLKTFRLDNKLDWFPQNFSKGMKQKVMIVCAFMTDASLFIIDEPFTGLDPLAVNDLLNIVEAKKKAGCSVLMSTHVLATVQNHADKFVLINHGQVRADGTLDQLKAKFDMKSDANLDDIYIKMSNEDL from the coding sequence ATGACTTTAGAAGTAAAAGAGCTGACCGGTGGATACGGTCAAGTATCAGTTTTGAAGAAAGAAACATTTAGTGTTGAAAGTGGGCAAGTCGTCGGACTAATTGGTTTGAATGGTGCTGGTAAATCAACAACCATCAAACATATTATTGGTTTGTTAACACCACGTGGCGGCCAAATTCTGATTGATGGAATCAGCTTGCACGATGATGTGGAAAAGTATCGAAAGAAGATTGCTTATGTTCCCGAAATGCCAATCCTTTATCCAGAACTTACATTAAAGGAACATATCAACTTAACGATAATGGCTTACGACTTGGATCACGATAAAACTTGGGAGAACGCTAATAAGTTGTTGAAGACTTTTAGACTCGACAATAAGTTGGATTGGTTCCCACAGAATTTCTCTAAGGGTATGAAACAAAAGGTTATGATTGTCTGTGCCTTTATGACCGATGCCAGTTTGTTCATTATCGATGAGCCATTTACAGGTCTTGATCCCTTGGCTGTTAACGATTTGTTAAATATTGTTGAAGCTAAGAAAAAAGCAGGGTGTTCAGTTTTGATGTCAACTCACGTTCTTGCTACGGTTCAAAATCATGCTGACAAGTTTGTCTTGATTAACCATGGTCAAGTACGTGCTGATGGTACGCTTGATCAATTGAAAGCTAAGTTTGATATGAAATCAGATGCCAATCTTGATGATATTTATATCAAGATGTCAAACGAGGATCTCTAA
- the ytpR gene encoding YtpR family tRNA-binding protein, protein MLLSFYNPDVLGDVLLVETAEDVAAQETTQKDNVVRIFNTENDALIGFNIFGLGEELGIQNESGQVFLDDKQVDILNSAIAKAGFSDKLVTDNSPKFVIGHVEEMKEHPDSDHLHITQTDVGLDKPVQIVCGAPNIDQGQLVVVALPGAVMPTGAEIWPGELRGVDSFGMICSARELGIPNAPQKRGILVLDNGTAGQAFDFEAAKNLFD, encoded by the coding sequence TTGCTATTAAGCTTTTATAATCCAGATGTTTTAGGGGACGTCTTATTAGTTGAGACAGCGGAAGATGTTGCAGCTCAAGAGACAACTCAAAAAGACAATGTAGTACGTATTTTTAACACAGAAAATGATGCTCTAATCGGTTTCAACATTTTTGGACTTGGTGAAGAACTAGGTATCCAAAATGAATCTGGTCAAGTATTTCTTGACGACAAGCAAGTAGACATTTTAAATAGTGCCATTGCTAAAGCCGGTTTTTCTGATAAATTAGTGACTGACAATAGTCCTAAATTCGTTATTGGACATGTTGAAGAAATGAAGGAACACCCTGATTCAGATCATTTGCATATTACACAGACTGATGTTGGTTTGGACAAACCAGTTCAAATCGTTTGTGGTGCCCCAAATATTGATCAAGGTCAATTAGTTGTTGTTGCTTTGCCCGGTGCGGTAATGCCAACAGGAGCCGAAATCTGGCCTGGTGAATTACGTGGTGTCGACAGTTTTGGTATGATTTGTTCTGCTAGGGAACTTGGTATTCCTAATGCACCACAAAAACGTGGTATCCTTGTACTTGATAATGGTACAGCTGGCCAAGCATTTGATTTTGAAGCAGCAAAGAATTTGTTCGATTAG
- a CDS encoding ABC transporter permease, producing the protein MSELWNERLRRHQLNQFKYLRLIFNDNFVLAFIVLIGALGFWYSNLLGTIHQTLTFGKPIVIVLLFLAVQVGGIATLLEEPDSTFLLVKEKDFYKYFKSAKNYSSFLPIVTLALVNFLLSAFASRGAGLKIIDIVVIAVGLIVYKLAFLNVNLMEIYGRAHFGNVSMRLASNILLVVALAVSTYLFSWTMLIVAVIYYVFLNAQVRTLETSGQLQWKLAIETEDQRMFRIKRFYNLFTDVPGVNSKIKRRKWLDGLLTPIKPVSGNTYLYLFARGFIRNNEYIGLFLRLTVIQAIMLALIDNFYISLIVEMLFIYLVGFQLKPYFKEVMQNLMQRLYPISGKTKIADFTKLSTTILSVQWIISALAIIYKFGMSMNSLIIIVAGLAVLIFVNYFYMPRQLKKYLD; encoded by the coding sequence ATGTCAGAACTTTGGAATGAACGATTAAGAAGACATCAACTTAATCAATTCAAATATCTCAGATTGATCTTCAATGATAATTTTGTGTTGGCCTTTATTGTTTTAATTGGTGCTTTGGGATTTTGGTATTCTAATTTGTTGGGTACGATTCACCAAACATTAACATTTGGTAAGCCAATCGTTATTGTATTGCTATTCTTAGCAGTTCAAGTCGGTGGAATTGCCACTTTGCTTGAAGAGCCAGACAGCACGTTCTTATTAGTTAAGGAAAAAGATTTCTATAAGTACTTTAAATCAGCTAAGAATTATAGTAGCTTTTTACCTATTGTGACTTTGGCACTAGTCAATTTTCTATTGTCAGCTTTTGCTTCTCGTGGAGCAGGGTTAAAGATAATTGATATCGTGGTAATTGCAGTTGGTTTGATTGTTTATAAGTTAGCTTTTTTGAACGTTAATTTGATGGAAATATATGGTCGAGCACATTTTGGCAATGTTAGTATGCGTTTGGCTTCAAATATTTTGTTAGTGGTAGCTTTGGCGGTTTCAACATACTTATTCAGTTGGACAATGTTAATTGTTGCCGTAATTTACTACGTTTTCTTGAATGCTCAGGTGCGGACTTTGGAAACTAGTGGTCAATTGCAGTGGAAGTTAGCGATTGAGACTGAAGATCAACGCATGTTTCGTATCAAACGATTCTATAATTTATTTACTGACGTTCCCGGCGTTAACAGCAAAATCAAACGTCGCAAGTGGTTGGATGGCTTATTAACACCAATCAAACCGGTTTCTGGCAATACATACTTGTATCTTTTTGCTAGAGGATTCATCAGAAATAACGAATATATTGGCTTGTTTTTACGTTTGACAGTGATTCAAGCTATCATGTTGGCATTGATTGACAATTTCTATATCTCATTAATAGTAGAAATGCTCTTTATTTATTTGGTTGGTTTCCAATTGAAGCCTTACTTTAAAGAGGTCATGCAAAACTTGATGCAACGGCTTTACCCAATCAGCGGCAAGACGAAGATTGCTGATTTTACTAAATTAAGTACGACAATTTTGTCAGTTCAATGGATTATCAGTGCATTGGCAATTATTTACAAATTTGGGATGAGTATGAATAGCTTGATTATCATTGTTGCTGGATTAGCAGTCTTGATTTTCGTCAACTATTTCTACATGCCAAGACAATTGAAAAAATATCTAGATTAA
- a CDS encoding HIT family protein — translation MDDCIFCKIINNEIPSTTIYEDDDIKAFFDISQVTPGHTLVVPKKHVQDIFAYDEDLAERVFKKVPMIARAIKASNTDIIGMNICQNNGEIAYQSVMHSHIHLVPRYSKDDDFSMHWGDNTGLVSNEELQARADKIKQNLED, via the coding sequence ATGGATGATTGCATCTTTTGCAAAATAATCAACAATGAAATTCCTAGTACAACAATCTATGAGGACGATGACATCAAGGCATTCTTTGATATTTCTCAAGTTACCCCAGGTCACACGCTTGTAGTACCTAAGAAACATGTTCAAGATATCTTTGCCTATGACGAAGATTTAGCTGAACGTGTTTTCAAGAAGGTCCCTATGATTGCTCGTGCTATTAAAGCTTCAAATACTGACATTATCGGTATGAACATCTGCCAAAACAATGGTGAGATTGCTTATCAAAGTGTTATGCACTCACACATCCACCTAGTGCCCCGCTATTCAAAAGACGATGATTTCTCAATGCACTGGGGAGATAACACCGGTCTAGTAAGTAATGAAGAACTACAAGCACGTGCCGACAAGATTAAACAAAACTTGGAGGACTAA
- a CDS encoding peptidylprolyl isomerase PrsA → MNKRLTKWILAIAGLFMITVVAAGCSSNKTVATLKGGRITQDEYYKEMKSSSSGKQTLQTMIITKALEDQYGKDVSTKQVNSEYNKYKSQYGSSFSSILQQNGMTTAQFKKNIRTNLLTKVALKKNKTVSNADLKKEWKSYQPKIQVAQILVSKEDTAKEVITKLQNGEDFAKLAKEYSTDSATKDKGGKMAAFDNDTTSIDTDFKTAAYKLAKVGDYSDTPVKTSYGYSVIKLVKKPAKGKMSDHTAELKSKLYASWMQDSTVMQKVISKVLKKADVSIKDSDLKDVLSGYVSSTSSAKK, encoded by the coding sequence ATGAATAAACGATTAACTAAATGGATCTTGGCTATCGCCGGTCTATTTATGATTACAGTTGTTGCTGCTGGTTGTTCAAGTAACAAGACTGTTGCTACTCTAAAGGGTGGAAGAATTACCCAAGACGAATACTACAAAGAAATGAAGAGTTCTTCGTCAGGTAAACAAACACTTCAAACAATGATCATCACAAAAGCCCTTGAAGACCAATATGGTAAGGATGTATCCACAAAGCAAGTAAACAGTGAATACAACAAGTACAAGAGTCAATATGGTTCATCATTCAGCTCTATTCTTCAACAAAATGGTATGACAACTGCTCAATTCAAGAAGAACATTCGTACTAACCTTCTAACAAAGGTTGCTTTGAAGAAGAACAAGACAGTTTCAAATGCAGATCTTAAGAAGGAATGGAAGAGTTACCAACCTAAGATTCAAGTTGCACAAATTCTTGTAAGTAAAGAAGACACTGCTAAAGAAGTTATTACAAAACTTCAAAACGGTGAAGACTTCGCCAAGTTAGCTAAGGAATACTCAACTGACTCAGCTACAAAAGACAAAGGTGGTAAGATGGCTGCCTTTGATAACGATACAACAAGCATCGATACTGACTTTAAGACAGCTGCATACAAGTTAGCTAAAGTCGGCGACTACTCAGATACACCTGTTAAGACAAGCTACGGTTACAGTGTTATCAAACTTGTTAAGAAACCTGCTAAGGGTAAGATGAGCGATCACACAGCAGAACTTAAATCTAAGCTATATGCTTCATGGATGCAAGATTCAACTGTTATGCAAAAGGTTATCTCTAAAGTCTTGAAGAAGGCTGATGTATCTATTAAAGATAGCGACTTGAAGGATGTTCTTTCAGGTTACGTTTCATCAACTTCATCAGCAAAGAAATAA
- a CDS encoding Nramp family divalent metal transporter, translating into MKHKNDKEHESKFIEDTGKQRKSLDEINGSIDVPDNAGYFKTLLAYTGPGALIAVGYMDPGNWITSIGGGAQFKYILLSVVLLSSLIAMLLQAMSARLGIVTGRDLAQLTRERTSKTGGLILWIITEAAIMATDVAEIIGSGIALELLFGFPLILGITITAFDVLILLFLMRLGFHKIEAIVATLVAVILFVFAYEVFLSKPDALGVLGGYVPRAKILTNQPMLYMALGIVGATVMPHDLYLGSSISQTRKYDIHDHASVKKTIRFTIADSNIQLTLAFVVNSLLLILGAALFYGTHSDLGRFADLFNALSDSKIVGAIASPMLSMLFAIALLASGQSSTITGTLAGQMIMEGFIHLRMPLWAQRLLTRLISITPVLAFAIYYKGNEAKIESLLTFSQVFLSIALPFAMIPLIIFTSDKKLMGSFVNRKWVKYVSWVVAVILIILNLQLIWTTLF; encoded by the coding sequence TTGAAACACAAGAATGATAAAGAACACGAAAGCAAATTCATCGAGGATACTGGCAAGCAACGAAAGAGTCTTGACGAGATCAATGGCTCAATCGATGTTCCTGACAATGCCGGTTATTTTAAAACTCTATTAGCCTACACTGGACCAGGGGCGCTAATTGCGGTTGGTTACATGGATCCTGGTAACTGGATTACATCTATCGGTGGTGGTGCGCAATTCAAATACATCCTGCTGAGCGTTGTTTTACTATCTAGTTTAATTGCGATGTTGTTGCAGGCAATGTCAGCTCGCTTAGGTATTGTTACCGGACGTGACTTGGCACAACTAACCCGTGAACGAACTTCAAAAACTGGTGGCCTTATCCTGTGGATTATCACTGAGGCTGCTATCATGGCAACTGATGTGGCGGAAATCATCGGTTCTGGTATTGCACTGGAATTGCTATTCGGATTTCCACTGATTCTCGGTATTACTATCACTGCCTTTGATGTTTTGATCTTATTGTTCCTAATGCGTTTAGGATTTCATAAAATTGAAGCGATTGTCGCTACTTTAGTTGCCGTTATCCTGTTTGTCTTCGCATATGAAGTATTTTTGTCAAAGCCTGATGCCTTAGGTGTTTTGGGTGGATATGTCCCTAGAGCTAAAATTCTAACTAATCAACCAATGTTGTACATGGCCCTAGGTATCGTTGGTGCAACCGTTATGCCCCATGACTTATACCTTGGTTCATCAATTTCTCAAACTAGAAAGTATGATATTCATGATCATGCTTCAGTCAAAAAGACAATTAGGTTTACGATTGCTGATTCAAATATTCAATTAACACTCGCCTTTGTCGTCAATAGTTTGTTACTGATCTTAGGTGCTGCTTTATTTTACGGAACTCATAGTGATTTAGGCCGTTTCGCCGACTTATTCAATGCTTTAAGTGATTCGAAAATCGTTGGTGCGATTGCCAGCCCAATGTTGAGTATGCTTTTCGCAATTGCCCTCCTAGCTTCTGGTCAAAGTTCAACAATCACCGGGACCCTTGCTGGACAGATGATTATGGAAGGATTTATTCACTTGAGAATGCCTCTTTGGGCACAAAGACTTTTAACACGTCTAATCTCAATCACCCCAGTTTTGGCCTTCGCCATTTATTACAAAGGTAACGAAGCTAAAATTGAAAGTCTATTAACATTCTCACAGGTCTTCCTATCAATAGCGTTGCCATTTGCAATGATCCCATTGATTATCTTTACTAGTGATAAGAAGTTGATGGGGTCATTTGTTAATCGGAAATGGGTCAAGTATGTCTCTTGGGTCGTGGCTGTCATTTTGATTATTTTAAATCTTCAGTTGATTTGGACTACATTGTTTTAG
- a CDS encoding thioredoxin family protein, with amino-acid sequence MKTFEDYGVKDWHEVTKEGKHILFFHADWCPDCKFIEPKLPELEQEYSDFNWISFNRDDNMEIAQELGIMGIPSFVIIENGKEIGRLVNKDRKTKQEVETFINGVINK; translated from the coding sequence ATGAAGACATTTGAAGACTATGGCGTAAAAGACTGGCACGAAGTAACTAAAGAAGGCAAACACATTCTATTTTTCCATGCCGACTGGTGCCCAGACTGCAAATTTATCGAACCTAAATTGCCAGAGCTAGAACAAGAGTATTCTGATTTCAACTGGATCAGTTTCAACCGTGATGATAATATGGAAATTGCTCAAGAATTAGGCATTATGGGAATTCCTAGCTTTGTTATTATTGAAAATGGCAAAGAAATTGGTAGACTAGTAAATAAAGATCGAAAAACGAAACAAGAAGTTGAGACCTTTATTAACGGCGTGATTAACAAATAG
- the trmB gene encoding tRNA (guanosine(46)-N7)-methyltransferase TrmB, translating to MRLRNKPWAKDMINDNLDMIAIQPENMQGKWQDRFAKKQPLFIEVGSGKGRFITELAKQNPQNNYIAMEVQEGAIALVLKKQVELKLPNLQLLLANGADLSEYFAESEVDGVYLNFSDPWPKTRHEKRRLTYKSFLKRYQYILKDDGYLQFKTDNQGLFEYSLISMNNYGMKFDEISLDLHNNEGLNSNNIETEYEEKFSKKGFRINYLKAQFKN from the coding sequence ATGCGATTAAGAAATAAGCCTTGGGCTAAAGATATGATCAATGACAACCTTGATATGATTGCCATTCAACCTGAAAACATGCAAGGCAAGTGGCAAGACCGTTTTGCTAAAAAACAACCTTTATTTATCGAAGTTGGTTCTGGTAAAGGTAGATTTATCACGGAATTGGCCAAACAAAACCCTCAAAATAACTACATTGCGATGGAAGTTCAAGAAGGGGCCATTGCTTTGGTACTAAAAAAGCAAGTTGAGTTAAAATTACCCAACTTGCAATTGTTGCTAGCTAATGGTGCTGATTTATCTGAATACTTTGCTGAAAGTGAAGTGGACGGAGTTTACTTGAACTTTTCTGATCCATGGCCAAAGACACGTCACGAAAAACGCCGTTTGACTTACAAATCATTCTTGAAGCGATACCAATACATTTTAAAAGATGATGGTTACTTGCAATTCAAGACCGATAACCAAGGATTGTTTGAATACTCATTGATCAGTATGAACAACTACGGAATGAAATTCGATGAAATCTCTTTGGACTTGCATAACAATGAGGGTCTAAATTCAAATAACATCGAAACTGAGTATGAAGAAAAGTTCTCAAAAAAAGGCTTCAGGATTAATTACCTGAAAGCCCAATTTAAAAATTAA
- the murC gene encoding UDP-N-acetylmuramate--L-alanine ligase, producing MENTVYHFVGIKGTGMSALALILKDLGYEVQGSDIDKYTFTQRGLEQAGIKILPFDADNIHEGLTIVKGNAFSDDQVEIKKANDMHLSVITYPELVGKLVDGYTSIGIAGSHGKTSTTGLLAHTLSGIAKTSYLIGDGTGKGIKDAKFFVFEADEYRRHFLAYSPDYLIITNIDFDHPDYFFGGINDVVDAFESEARKTKKGIFIWGEDAHAKTIKADAPIYTYGLNESDYIRATNIKRTVKGSSFDVTINGEDIGNFQVPLFGEHNVLNSLAVIGVGHMEKLDHALINRELQTFSGVKRRFSEKKVADQVIIDDYAHHPQEIKATIDAARQKYPDKKIVAVFQPHTYTRTLALMDDFAKSLDLADEVYLTNIFGSIREAHGDITSKDLGDKIHKGGQVITLDDLSPLLDYHNTVMIFMGAGDVQKYETAYEQLLSTLNPNQQ from the coding sequence ATGGAAAATACAGTCTATCATTTTGTTGGAATTAAAGGTACTGGTATGAGTGCTTTAGCACTTATTTTGAAGGACCTCGGATATGAAGTTCAAGGATCAGATATTGATAAATATACATTTACTCAACGTGGTCTTGAACAAGCAGGCATTAAAATCTTACCTTTCGATGCAGATAACATTCACGAAGGTTTGACTATCGTTAAAGGAAACGCTTTTAGTGATGACCAAGTAGAAATTAAAAAAGCTAATGATATGCATTTATCAGTTATTACATATCCTGAATTAGTTGGTAAATTAGTTGACGGTTATACATCAATCGGTATCGCTGGTTCACATGGTAAGACAAGTACAACTGGACTTTTGGCACATACTTTAAGTGGTATTGCTAAGACTTCATACTTGATCGGTGATGGTACTGGTAAAGGTATCAAAGACGCTAAGTTCTTCGTTTTTGAAGCTGATGAATATCGTCGTCACTTCTTAGCTTACTCACCAGATTACTTAATCATTACTAATATCGACTTTGATCACCCCGATTATTTCTTCGGTGGAATCAACGATGTTGTTGATGCATTTGAGTCAGAAGCTAGAAAGACTAAGAAGGGTATCTTCATCTGGGGTGAAGATGCACATGCTAAGACTATCAAAGCTGATGCTCCAATTTACACATATGGTTTGAACGAATCTGACTATATCCGTGCTACAAATATCAAACGTACTGTTAAAGGTTCATCATTCGATGTAACTATTAATGGCGAAGATATTGGTAATTTCCAAGTTCCATTGTTCGGTGAACACAATGTTCTTAATTCACTTGCTGTCATCGGAGTCGGTCACATGGAAAAACTTGACCATGCTTTGATCAACCGTGAATTACAAACATTCAGTGGTGTTAAGAGACGTTTCAGTGAAAAGAAAGTTGCTGATCAGGTTATCATTGATGACTATGCTCACCATCCACAAGAAATCAAAGCTACGATTGATGCTGCTAGACAAAAATATCCTGACAAAAAGATTGTTGCTGTCTTCCAACCACATACTTATACAAGAACTCTTGCCTTGATGGACGACTTTGCTAAGTCACTTGATTTGGCAGATGAAGTTTACTTGACTAACATCTTCGGTTCAATTCGTGAAGCCCACGGTGATATTACAAGTAAAGATCTTGGCGACAAGATTCATAAGGGTGGACAAGTTATTACACTTGATGACCTATCACCATTATTGGATTATCACAATACTGTGATGATTTTCATGGGTGCTGGAGATGTTCAAAAGTATGAAACTGCTTATGAACAATTATTAAGCACTTTGAATCCTAATCAACAATAA
- a CDS encoding metal-dependent hydrolase family protein, with amino-acid sequence MQTLYKNFNLFDGETPQIQKQAWFIVDDESGKIVKLGFNTAPDVEKVVDLEGKYVMPGLINSHVHLMMNPITNKLNYLSEAEVTFTALNNLKEALQAGVTYVRDCGCAFDVDIKLRRLQEEGQLGGTEIVASGRPMSITGGHADFTEGLDGETTWGHIVDSPDEMRHAVREEFKLGAKNIKVMATGGVMSATDKIDDTELSMAELDTVVEEAHNKHMTVAAHAEGSKGIHNAIVAGVDSIEHGCLITDDDIELIKKTDIYLTPTVIATYSIPAYGEGKLPEYMLEKAKGFKELFYARMKVAIPAGVKLSFGTDAGTPFNSFSDIPKELELLTDVGATNAEALLSATKNSSRLLGIDDDYGSIKEGKVADFLVLDADPLADVKAVQQLDKAVYKKGVKVY; translated from the coding sequence ATGCAAACTCTTTATAAAAACTTCAATTTATTCGATGGTGAAACACCACAGATTCAAAAACAGGCTTGGTTTATTGTTGATGATGAGTCAGGGAAGATTGTTAAGTTAGGTTTCAATACAGCTCCTGATGTGGAAAAGGTTGTTGATTTGGAAGGCAAGTATGTCATGCCAGGATTGATCAATTCTCATGTCCATTTGATGATGAATCCTATTACTAACAAGTTGAATTATTTGTCAGAAGCTGAAGTAACTTTCACAGCGTTGAATAACTTAAAAGAAGCTCTTCAAGCTGGCGTAACTTACGTGCGTGATTGCGGATGTGCCTTCGATGTCGATATTAAATTACGTCGTTTGCAAGAAGAAGGACAACTTGGTGGAACGGAAATTGTTGCATCTGGTCGTCCAATGTCAATTACTGGTGGTCACGCTGATTTTACTGAAGGTCTTGATGGTGAAACCACTTGGGGTCATATCGTTGATTCTCCTGATGAAATGCGTCATGCCGTGCGTGAAGAGTTTAAATTAGGTGCTAAAAATATCAAAGTTATGGCAACTGGTGGCGTTATGTCAGCCACTGATAAGATTGATGATACTGAACTTTCGATGGCTGAATTGGATACTGTGGTTGAAGAAGCTCACAATAAACACATGACTGTAGCAGCCCATGCCGAGGGTTCAAAGGGTATTCATAATGCAATTGTCGCGGGAGTTGATTCGATTGAGCATGGTTGCTTGATTACTGATGATGACATTGAATTGATCAAGAAAACAGATATTTACTTAACACCAACTGTTATTGCTACATATTCGATTCCAGCTTATGGTGAAGGTAAATTGCCAGAGTATATGCTTGAAAAAGCCAAAGGTTTCAAAGAACTATTTTATGCTCGTATGAAAGTTGCCATTCCAGCCGGAGTTAAATTATCATTTGGGACAGATGCTGGTACGCCATTCAATAGTTTTAGCGATATTCCTAAGGAACTGGAATTGTTGACAGATGTGGGTGCAACTAATGCCGAAGCTTTACTTTCAGCTACCAAGAATAGCTCCCGTCTTTTAGGAATCGATGACGATTATGGTTCAATCAAAGAAGGTAAAGTGGCTGATTTCTTAGTTCTAGATGCTGATCCGTTAGCTGATGTTAAAGCTGTTCAACAACTTGATAAAGCTGTTTATAAAAAGGGTGTCAAAGTATATTAA